The Streptomyces luteogriseus genome includes a window with the following:
- a CDS encoding endonuclease/exonuclease/phosphatase family protein — translation MAQQAYMTETDNGGSGPEHRGTRLRRLFERLAGPWRGDPRIWRRGLLVTACAVLLALVMVLHSRIPNTIGNLGSLIETFLPWLGLLVPVLLVLALVRRSATALIALVLPSVVWLNLFGGQLSDKSATGGDLTVVTHNVNADNPDPTGTARDVAASGADVLALEELTPAAVPTYEKALASTYRYHSVQGTVGVWSKYPLSGVRDVNLDMGWTRAMRATVTAPSGQLAVYVAHLPSVRVKMEAGFTARQRDRSADYLGEAIAHEPLKDVVLLGDLNGTMNDRALNAVTSQMRSTQGAAGSGFGFSWPASFPMARIDQIMVRGLKPESSWTLPETGSDHLPVAARVRVTTSGS, via the coding sequence ATGGCCCAGCAGGCGTACATGACGGAGACGGACAACGGCGGCTCGGGGCCCGAGCACCGGGGAACCCGGCTTCGGCGCCTGTTCGAACGGCTGGCGGGCCCCTGGCGGGGCGACCCCCGGATCTGGCGGCGCGGACTGCTCGTCACCGCCTGCGCGGTGCTGCTGGCCCTGGTCATGGTGCTGCACTCGCGCATCCCCAACACGATCGGCAACCTGGGCAGCCTCATCGAGACGTTCCTGCCCTGGCTGGGGCTCCTCGTCCCGGTGCTGCTCGTCCTCGCCCTGGTCCGCAGGTCCGCGACCGCGCTGATCGCGCTGGTGCTGCCGTCCGTGGTCTGGCTGAACCTCTTCGGCGGCCAGCTCAGCGACAAGTCCGCGACCGGCGGCGACCTCACGGTGGTCACGCACAACGTCAACGCCGACAACCCCGACCCGACCGGCACCGCCCGTGACGTGGCCGCCTCCGGCGCGGACGTGCTGGCCCTGGAGGAACTGACGCCGGCCGCGGTCCCCACGTACGAGAAGGCGCTGGCGTCGACGTACCGCTACCACTCGGTGCAGGGCACGGTCGGCGTGTGGAGCAAGTACCCGCTGAGCGGCGTGCGGGACGTGAACCTCGACATGGGCTGGACGCGCGCCATGCGCGCCACCGTGACAGCCCCGTCCGGGCAGTTGGCGGTCTACGTCGCCCATCTGCCGTCCGTGCGCGTGAAGATGGAGGCCGGCTTCACGGCCCGCCAGCGCGACCGCAGCGCCGACTACCTGGGCGAGGCCATCGCCCACGAGCCGCTGAAGGACGTCGTCCTGCTCGGCGACCTCAACGGCACGATGAACGACCGCGCGCTCAACGCCGTCACCTCCCAGATGCGCTCGACGCAGGGCGCGGCCGGCAGCGGTTTCGGCTTCAGCTGGCCCGCGTCGTTCCCGATGGCGCGCATCGACCAGATCATGGTCCGGGGCCTGAAGCCGGAGAGCTCGTGGACTCTCCCGGAGACGGGAAGCGACCATCTGCCGGTCGCGGCCCGTGTGAGGGTCACCACAAGCGGCTCCTGA
- a CDS encoding MFS transporter: MPLALLALAVGAFGIGTTEFVMMGLLPDVADDLNISIPSAGHLVSAYALGVVIGAPLLAAVTARMSRRTVLIGLMGLFVVGNALSALAPDNGWLLAARFLSGLPHGAFFGVGAVVATNMVAPERKARSVSLMFLGLTVANVLGVPVATLMGQNLGWRATFLGVSAIGLAAIAALAFLIPRDHEHTTAQGLRGELAALRSLPVWLSLGTTVAGFGALFAAYSYITPMLTDAAGFAGASVTLLLALFGVGATAGNLLGGRLADHSLRGTLFGGLTALVAVLALFPLLMRTELTAAVAVILLGMAAFATGSPLQLMVMEKASSAPSLASSANQAAFNLANAGGAWIGGLALAAGFGVTSPALAGVGLAVLGLAVASLAYAVDRRRAPVAGRERIVASHVPQEAEAVHH; this comes from the coding sequence ATGCCCCTGGCCCTGCTCGCCCTCGCCGTGGGCGCCTTCGGCATCGGTACGACCGAGTTCGTGATGATGGGGCTGCTGCCCGATGTCGCGGACGACCTGAACATCTCGATACCCAGCGCCGGCCACCTCGTGTCGGCGTACGCGCTGGGCGTCGTCATCGGCGCCCCGCTGCTGGCCGCGGTCACCGCCAGGATGTCCCGGCGCACGGTCCTGATCGGCCTGATGGGACTGTTCGTCGTGGGCAACGCCCTGTCGGCCCTCGCGCCCGACAACGGCTGGCTGCTGGCCGCCCGCTTCCTGAGCGGTCTGCCGCACGGCGCCTTCTTCGGCGTGGGCGCCGTCGTCGCGACGAACATGGTCGCCCCCGAACGCAAGGCGCGCTCGGTCTCGCTGATGTTCCTCGGCCTCACGGTCGCGAACGTCCTGGGCGTGCCGGTCGCCACCCTCATGGGGCAGAACCTCGGCTGGAGGGCGACCTTCCTCGGCGTCAGCGCCATCGGCCTGGCGGCGATCGCCGCGCTCGCGTTCCTCATCCCGCGCGACCACGAGCACACCACCGCCCAGGGCCTGCGCGGAGAACTCGCCGCGCTGCGCTCCCTCCCGGTCTGGCTGTCGCTCGGCACCACCGTCGCGGGCTTCGGCGCGCTCTTCGCGGCCTACAGCTACATCACGCCGATGCTCACGGACGCCGCCGGCTTCGCCGGCGCCAGCGTCACCCTGCTGCTGGCGCTGTTCGGGGTCGGCGCGACCGCCGGCAACCTGCTGGGCGGCCGGCTGGCCGACCACTCGCTGCGCGGCACGCTGTTCGGCGGCCTGACCGCGCTGGTGGCGGTGCTGGCACTGTTCCCGCTGCTGATGCGCACGGAGCTCACGGCCGCCGTGGCCGTGATCCTGCTCGGCATGGCGGCCTTCGCCACCGGCTCCCCGCTCCAGCTGATGGTCATGGAGAAGGCCTCCTCGGCCCCGTCCCTGGCCTCCTCCGCCAACCAGGCCGCCTTCAACCTGGCCAACGCGGGCGGTGCCTGGATCGGCGGCCTCGCGCTGGCCGCGGGCTTCGGCGTCACCTCCCCGGCCCTGGCCGGTGTGGGCCTGGCCGTCCTCGGCCTGGCCGTGGCGTCGCTGGCCTACGCGGTGGACCGGCGCCGGGCTCCGGTCGCCGGACGCGAGCGGATCGTGGCGAGCCACGTCCCGCAGGAGGCGGAAGCCGTGCACCACTGA
- a CDS encoding haloacid dehalogenase type II yields the protein MAEIRGIEVVVFDVLGTMVDEPGGLRAAVQEAARLPDPAAADALVALWQQHGEQEQERIRRGQRPYASSEVLDAEAARLVADRAGVTDPGAVARLATAGRRLPPWHDSAAGLERLARQFPVLGLSNAGRTALLHLNAHAGLRWHQALSAEAARAYKPAPEVYRLALDSAGCPPERVLMVAAHAWDLRGAQAAGMRTAYVHRPVGDPPADSDDFDGRFGELGELISALTDGQVASDPS from the coding sequence ATGGCGGAGATCCGCGGCATCGAGGTCGTCGTCTTCGACGTCCTCGGCACCATGGTCGACGAACCCGGCGGCCTACGCGCGGCCGTTCAGGAAGCGGCACGGCTGCCCGACCCGGCGGCCGCCGACGCGCTCGTCGCCCTGTGGCAGCAGCACGGCGAGCAGGAGCAGGAACGCATCCGGCGGGGGCAGCGCCCGTACGCGAGCTCCGAGGTCCTCGACGCAGAGGCCGCCCGGCTCGTGGCCGACCGCGCCGGAGTCACCGATCCGGGGGCCGTCGCCCGGCTGGCCACGGCGGGGCGGCGCCTGCCCCCGTGGCACGACTCCGCCGCCGGGCTGGAGCGGCTCGCCCGGCAGTTTCCCGTGCTCGGGCTGTCCAACGCCGGCCGCACGGCCCTGCTGCACCTCAACGCGCATGCCGGGCTGCGCTGGCATCAGGCCCTGTCCGCCGAGGCGGCCCGGGCCTACAAGCCGGCGCCGGAGGTGTACCGACTCGCCCTCGACAGCGCCGGATGCCCGCCGGAGCGCGTGCTGATGGTGGCCGCCCACGCCTGGGACCTGCGCGGTGCGCAGGCGGCCGGCATGCGCACCGCCTACGTGCACCGCCCGGTCGGGGACCCGCCCGCGGACTCCGACGACTTCGACGGGCGGTTCGGCGAACTCGGTGAACTGATCAGCGCGCTGACGGACGGCCAGGTAGCGTCGGATCCGTCCTGA
- a CDS encoding VOC family protein gives MKIHLTSVFVDDQAKALRFYTEVLGFVKKYDVPVGETDRWLTVVSPENPGGTELLLEPAGHPAVKPYRDALAADGIPVAQFAVDDVRAEYERLSGLGVRFTQEPVDMGPVTTAVFDDTCGNLIQIATQPQE, from the coding sequence ATGAAGATCCATCTCACCAGCGTCTTCGTCGACGACCAGGCCAAGGCCCTCCGCTTCTACACCGAGGTCCTCGGCTTCGTGAAGAAGTACGACGTCCCCGTGGGCGAGACGGACCGGTGGCTGACCGTCGTCTCCCCCGAGAACCCCGGCGGCACGGAACTGCTCCTGGAGCCCGCCGGTCACCCGGCCGTCAAGCCCTACCGTGACGCACTCGCCGCCGACGGCATCCCGGTCGCCCAGTTCGCCGTCGACGACGTCCGGGCCGAGTACGAGCGCCTGAGCGGCCTCGGCGTCCGCTTCACCCAGGAACCCGTGGACATGGGCCCCGTGACCACGGCCGTCTTCGACGATACCTGCGGCAACCTGATCCAGATCGCGACCCAGCCGCAGGAGTAG
- a CDS encoding ArsR/SmtB family transcription factor: MADGLFTFEALADPTRRTILDELAEKSGQTLFEICSRLSMKHRLGSSRQAVSQHLAVLEAAGLVETRRECRYKFHDLNTAPLRHITERWLDRGAPGPEESTP, encoded by the coding sequence GTGGCCGATGGCCTTTTCACATTCGAAGCCTTGGCCGACCCCACCCGTCGCACCATCCTCGACGAGCTCGCGGAGAAGTCCGGGCAGACGCTGTTCGAGATCTGCTCGCGGCTGAGCATGAAGCACCGGCTCGGCAGCTCGCGCCAGGCGGTCTCCCAGCACCTCGCGGTGCTGGAGGCCGCCGGACTCGTCGAGACCAGGCGGGAGTGCCGCTACAAGTTCCACGACCTGAACACGGCCCCGCTGCGCCACATCACCGAGAGATGGCTCGACCGCGGGGCGCCCGGACCCGAAGAGAGCACCCCATGA
- a CDS encoding NAD+ synthase: MPQLRLALNQIDAGVGDLAGNTESIVRWTRHSAEQGAHLVAFPEMVLTGYPVEDLALRSSFVEASRAALRALAARLAEEGFGELPVIVGYLDRSATAQPKYGQPAGAPQNAGAVLHRGEVVLNFAKHHLPNYGVFDEFRYFVPGDSMPVLRVHGVDVALAICEDLWQDGGRVPAARSARAGLLVSINASPYERNKDDTRLELVRKRAQEAGCTTAYLAMIGGQDELVFDGDSIVVDKDGEVVARAPQFSEGCVVLDLDLPAASADAPTGVVDDGLRIDRVVLSEEPLPAYEPELTGGYADRLEDDEEVYSALVVGLRAYVAKNGFSSVLIGLSGGIDSALVAAIACDAVGAQNVYGVSMPSKYSSDHSKDDAAELARRTGLNYRTVAIEPMFDAYMGSLGLTGLAEENLQSRLRGTLLMAISNQEGHIVLAPGNKSELAVGYSTLYGDSVGAYGPIKDVYKTSVFRLAEWRNRAAGERGQTPPIPESSISKPPSAELRPGQVDTDSLPDYPVLDAILELYVDRDRGADEIVAAGFDAELVAKTLRMVDTAEYKRRQYPPGTKISPKGFGKDRRLPITNGWRESL; encoded by the coding sequence GTGCCTCAACTACGTCTCGCCCTGAACCAGATCGACGCCGGCGTGGGCGACCTCGCCGGGAACACCGAGTCGATCGTCCGCTGGACCCGGCACTCCGCCGAACAGGGAGCGCATCTCGTGGCGTTCCCGGAGATGGTGCTGACCGGGTACCCCGTCGAGGACCTGGCGCTCAGGTCGTCCTTCGTGGAGGCCTCCCGTGCGGCGCTGCGCGCGCTCGCGGCGCGCCTGGCCGAGGAGGGCTTCGGAGAGCTGCCGGTCATCGTCGGCTACCTCGACCGCAGTGCGACCGCCCAGCCGAAGTACGGCCAGCCGGCCGGTGCGCCGCAGAACGCCGGGGCGGTGCTGCACCGCGGCGAGGTGGTCCTGAACTTCGCCAAGCACCACCTGCCGAACTACGGCGTGTTCGACGAGTTCCGCTACTTCGTGCCCGGCGACAGCATGCCGGTGCTGCGGGTGCACGGCGTGGACGTCGCCCTGGCCATCTGCGAGGACCTCTGGCAGGACGGCGGCCGCGTCCCCGCCGCCCGATCCGCGCGGGCGGGCCTGCTGGTCTCGATCAACGCCTCCCCCTATGAGCGCAACAAGGACGACACGCGCCTGGAGCTGGTCCGCAAGCGGGCTCAGGAGGCCGGCTGCACCACGGCGTACCTGGCCATGATCGGCGGCCAGGACGAGCTGGTGTTCGACGGCGACTCGATCGTCGTCGACAAGGACGGCGAGGTCGTGGCGCGGGCGCCGCAGTTCTCCGAGGGCTGTGTGGTCCTGGACCTGGACCTGCCGGCGGCGTCGGCGGACGCGCCGACGGGTGTGGTCGACGACGGTCTGCGCATCGACCGCGTGGTGCTCTCCGAGGAGCCGCTGCCCGCGTACGAGCCCGAGCTCACGGGCGGCTACGCGGACCGTCTCGAGGACGACGAGGAGGTCTACTCGGCGCTGGTCGTGGGCCTGCGGGCGTACGTCGCGAAGAACGGCTTCTCCTCGGTCCTGATCGGCCTGTCGGGCGGTATCGACTCGGCGCTGGTCGCGGCGATCGCGTGCGACGCGGTGGGCGCGCAGAACGTGTACGGCGTGTCGATGCCGTCGAAGTACTCCTCGGACCACTCCAAGGACGACGCGGCCGAACTGGCCCGCCGTACGGGTCTGAACTACCGCACGGTCGCCATCGAGCCGATGTTCGACGCCTACATGGGCTCGCTGGGACTCACCGGCCTGGCGGAGGAGAACCTCCAGTCGCGCCTGCGCGGCACGCTGCTCATGGCGATCTCCAACCAGGAGGGCCACATCGTCCTGGCCCCCGGCAACAAGTCGGAGCTGGCGGTCGGCTACTCGACGCTCTACGGCGACTCGGTCGGGGCGTACGGGCCCATCAAGGACGTCTACAAGACGTCGGTCTTCCGGCTCGCCGAGTGGCGCAACCGGGCCGCCGGGGAGCGCGGCCAGACCCCGCCGATCCCCGAGAGCTCCATCAGCAAGCCCCCGAGCGCGGAGCTGCGCCCGGGCCAGGTGGACACGGACTCGCTGCCCGACTACCCGGTGCTGGACGCGATCCTGGAGCTGTACGTCGACCGGGACCGGGGCGCGGACGAGATCGTGGCGGCCGGGTTCGACGCGGAGCTGGTCGCGAAGACGCTGCGCATGGTCGACACAGCCGAGTACAAGCGGCGCCAGTACCCGCCGGGCACGAAGATCTCCCCGAAGGGCTTCGGCAAGGACCGCCGCCTGCCGATCACGAACGGATGGCGGGAGTCGCTCTGA
- a CDS encoding S53 family peptidase has product MRSNRAKVRAVSMAATLPMLAGALALGIPAAHAADHPLRDLLAGTRPAWATAKADKGATSDGARVSVRVYLAGKDAAGLAAYAKAVSDPDSASYGRYLTAKQAQARFGATKAQVAAVKSWLTAAGLKVTGVTRHYVSVSGDVAAAEKAFGTQLHDFAKGSKTYRAPASAASVPQGPADAVLAVTGLDNAPHMATHDDQLPPPDTVFRNAGPFSSYYGSNTASTLPDAYGKKIPYAVKGYTGKQLRAAYGAGKRTGKGVRVAITDAYASPTIAYDAGTYAKRHGDAAWKTGQLHQSLPATYTNTEDCSASGWYGEETLDVEAVHAVAPAADVTYVGAASCMDGDLLDALGKVVDNHLADIVSNSWGEVEAAQTPDLAAAYDQVFQLGAVEGIGFYFSSGDDGDEVASSGTKQVDSPANSAWVTAVGGTSLAVGKSDSYLWETGWGTDKANLSADGKSWTDFPGAFTSGAGGGTSRTVAEPGYQRGAVPDALAKANGAGGNRVVPDIAAIADPNTGFLVGQTQSSPDGRKQVYSEYRIGGTSLAAPVIAAVQALAQEARGKAIGFANPAIYAKYGSKVYHDVTDNPTGKGLAVARVDFVNGYDATGGLATSARSLGKDSSLSAVKGYDDVTGVGTPASGYVESYRRR; this is encoded by the coding sequence ATGAGATCCAACCGCGCCAAGGTGCGCGCCGTGAGCATGGCGGCGACACTGCCGATGCTCGCCGGTGCGCTGGCGCTCGGCATACCCGCGGCGCACGCCGCCGACCACCCGCTCCGCGACCTGCTGGCCGGGACCCGGCCCGCATGGGCCACGGCCAAGGCGGACAAGGGTGCCACCTCCGACGGCGCCCGGGTCTCGGTCCGGGTGTACCTGGCCGGCAAGGACGCCGCGGGCCTCGCCGCCTACGCGAAGGCCGTCTCCGACCCGGACTCGGCCTCGTACGGCAGGTACCTGACGGCCAAGCAGGCGCAGGCCCGCTTCGGTGCGACGAAGGCCCAGGTGGCGGCCGTGAAGTCCTGGCTGACGGCGGCCGGTCTGAAGGTCACCGGCGTCACGCGGCACTACGTGTCCGTCAGCGGTGACGTGGCCGCCGCCGAGAAAGCGTTCGGCACCCAGCTGCACGACTTCGCCAAGGGCTCGAAGACCTACCGCGCCCCGGCGAGCGCCGCCTCCGTGCCGCAGGGCCCGGCCGACGCCGTCCTGGCCGTGACCGGGCTTGACAACGCGCCTCACATGGCCACGCACGACGACCAACTGCCGCCGCCGGACACCGTGTTCCGCAACGCCGGGCCGTTCTCCTCGTACTACGGCTCGAACACCGCGAGCACGCTGCCGGACGCGTACGGCAAGAAGATCCCGTACGCCGTGAAGGGCTACACGGGCAAGCAGCTGCGGGCCGCCTACGGCGCGGGCAAGCGCACCGGCAAGGGCGTCCGGGTCGCCATCACGGACGCCTACGCCTCCCCGACGATCGCCTACGACGCCGGCACCTACGCCAAGCGCCACGGCGACGCGGCGTGGAAGACGGGCCAGCTGCACCAGTCGCTGCCCGCGACGTACACGAACACCGAGGACTGCTCGGCCTCCGGCTGGTACGGCGAGGAGACCCTGGACGTCGAGGCGGTGCACGCGGTCGCACCGGCCGCGGACGTCACGTACGTCGGCGCCGCCTCCTGCATGGACGGCGATCTGCTCGACGCGCTCGGCAAGGTCGTCGACAACCACCTGGCCGACATCGTCTCCAACTCCTGGGGCGAGGTGGAGGCCGCGCAGACGCCCGACCTCGCGGCCGCCTACGACCAGGTGTTCCAGCTGGGCGCCGTCGAGGGCATCGGCTTCTACTTCTCGTCCGGCGACGACGGCGACGAGGTCGCGAGCTCCGGGACGAAGCAGGTCGACTCCCCGGCCAACTCGGCGTGGGTCACCGCCGTCGGCGGCACCTCGCTGGCCGTCGGCAAGAGCGACTCGTACCTCTGGGAGACCGGCTGGGGCACCGACAAGGCGAACCTGTCGGCCGACGGCAAGAGCTGGACGGACTTCCCCGGCGCCTTCACCTCCGGCGCGGGCGGCGGCACCAGCAGGACCGTCGCCGAGCCCGGCTACCAGCGGGGGGCCGTGCCGGACGCGCTGGCGAAGGCCAACGGCGCGGGCGGCAACCGGGTCGTCCCGGACATCGCGGCGATCGCCGACCCGAACACCGGCTTCCTGGTCGGCCAGACGCAGAGCTCGCCGGACGGGAGGAAACAGGTCTACAGCGAGTACCGCATCGGCGGCACCTCGCTCGCCGCGCCGGTCATCGCGGCCGTCCAGGCCCTGGCCCAGGAGGCCCGCGGCAAGGCGATCGGCTTCGCCAACCCGGCGATCTACGCGAAGTACGGCTCGAAGGTCTACCACGACGTCACCGACAACCCGACGGGCAAGGGCCTCGCCGTGGCCCGGGTCGACTTCGTGAACGGCTACGACGCCACCGGCGGCCTGGCCACGTCAGCGCGCAGCCTCGGCAAGGACAGCTCGCTGTCCGCCGTGAAGGGCTACGACGACGTCACCGGCGTGGGCACGCCCGCGAGCGGCTACGTCGAGTCCTACCGGCGCCGCTGA
- a CDS encoding DUF305 domain-containing protein: MRHAGLIAGAAAAALVAAGAITYAVAGDDGGGRTPSAESADAGFARDMAVHHQQAVEMSYIVRDRTKDEEVRRLAYDIAQTQANQRGMMLGWLDLWGLPKVSSEPPMTWMDMGGMASGKDGALMPGMAADSEMKKLGELDGKQAEVFYLQLMTDHHQGGVHMAEGCATRCQVGVEKRLAQGMVEAQQSEISLMADMLKERGATPRS, from the coding sequence GTGAGGCATGCCGGTCTGATCGCCGGTGCCGCGGCGGCGGCGCTCGTCGCCGCCGGTGCGATCACCTACGCGGTCGCCGGGGACGACGGCGGCGGCAGGACGCCGTCCGCCGAGTCCGCGGACGCCGGGTTCGCCCGGGACATGGCGGTGCACCACCAGCAGGCCGTCGAGATGTCGTACATCGTGCGCGACCGCACGAAGGACGAGGAGGTCCGGCGTCTGGCGTACGACATCGCGCAGACGCAGGCCAACCAGCGCGGCATGATGCTCGGCTGGCTCGACCTGTGGGGCCTGCCCAAGGTGTCCTCCGAGCCGCCGATGACCTGGATGGACATGGGCGGCATGGCGTCCGGCAAGGACGGCGCGCTGATGCCGGGCATGGCGGCCGACTCCGAGATGAAGAAGCTCGGCGAGCTCGACGGGAAGCAGGCGGAGGTCTTCTACCTCCAGCTGATGACGGACCATCACCAGGGCGGTGTCCACATGGCCGAGGGCTGTGCGACCCGGTGCCAGGTCGGTGTGGAGAAGCGGCTCGCGCAGGGCATGGTGGAGGCGCAGCAGTCGGAGATCTCCCTGATGGCCGACATGCTCAAGGAGCGGGGCGCGACACCGCGGTCGTGA
- a CDS encoding DUF3105 domain-containing protein has product MGSANKTGTDRKARIEEMRRAEQARERRNRVLTIAASVVVVAGLVVGGVVLVRSQDDKGSDTAAASDSSGKGKFTTGKDGVKTWEGKLSRTHVTKAVKYASEPPVGGDHSPVWMNCNGDVYTEQLNNTNAVHSLEHGAVWVTYNADAKKADIDALAAKVKKTPYTLMSPMDDQKDPIMLSAWGHQRTVTGAGDPNVDAFFQKFVQGEQTPEPGAACTNGLSK; this is encoded by the coding sequence ATGGGCTCCGCCAACAAGACCGGCACGGACCGCAAGGCGCGCATAGAGGAGATGCGGCGCGCCGAGCAGGCCCGTGAGCGCCGCAACCGGGTCCTCACCATCGCGGCCAGTGTCGTGGTCGTCGCCGGACTCGTGGTCGGCGGCGTCGTGCTCGTGCGGTCCCAGGACGACAAGGGCAGTGACACCGCGGCGGCGAGCGACTCCTCGGGCAAGGGCAAGTTCACAACGGGCAAGGACGGCGTGAAGACGTGGGAGGGGAAGCTGTCCCGCACCCACGTCACCAAGGCCGTGAAGTACGCCTCCGAGCCGCCGGTCGGCGGTGACCACAGCCCGGTCTGGATGAACTGCAACGGCGACGTCTACACCGAGCAGCTGAACAACACCAACGCCGTGCACTCGCTGGAGCACGGGGCGGTGTGGGTGACGTACAACGCCGACGCGAAGAAGGCCGACATCGACGCGCTCGCGGCGAAGGTGAAGAAGACGCCGTACACGCTGATGAGCCCGATGGACGACCAGAAGGACCCGATCATGCTGTCGGCGTGGGGCCACCAGCGCACGGTGACGGGCGCGGGCGACCCGAACGTGGACGCGTTCTTCCAGAAGTTCGTCCAGGGCGAGCAGACCCCCGAGCCGGGCGCCGCCTGCACGAACGGCCTGTCGAAGTGA
- a CDS encoding RrF2 family transcriptional regulator, producing the protein MRLLRSTDLALRVLMRLAVAGGSSPTTRDVADGMAVPYTHLAKVVAELQHMGLLEARRGRGGGLTLTEQGRTASVGAVVRAFEGSGDVVDCEGPTPCPLNSACRLRGALRRAQEAFFASLDPVTVEDIVAEPTGVLLLGISRGVDPREV; encoded by the coding sequence ATGCGGCTGCTGCGCTCCACCGACCTCGCCCTGCGGGTGCTGATGCGGCTCGCCGTCGCGGGCGGGTCGAGTCCGACGACGCGGGACGTCGCGGACGGCATGGCCGTGCCGTACACCCACCTGGCGAAGGTCGTCGCCGAGCTCCAGCACATGGGCCTGCTCGAGGCGCGCCGCGGTCGCGGCGGTGGCCTCACCCTCACCGAGCAGGGCCGCACGGCCTCGGTGGGCGCCGTGGTCCGTGCCTTCGAGGGCAGCGGCGACGTCGTCGACTGCGAGGGCCCCACCCCCTGCCCCCTCAACTCCGCCTGCCGCCTGCGCGGCGCCCTGCGCCGGGCCCAGGAGGCGTTCTTCGCCTCACTGGACCCGGTCACGGTGGAGGACATCGTGGCGGAGCCGACCGGGGTCCTGCTGCTGGGGATCTCGCGGGGCGTCGATCCCCGTGAGGTCTAG
- a CDS encoding globin domain-containing protein: MLSEQSAATVRATLPAVGAALGTITERFYAGLFEAHPELLRDLFNRGNQAAGTQRQALAGSIAAFATHLLDRPEQRPDAMLQRIAHKHASLGVTPEQYGVVHEHLFAAIAEVLGDAVTPEVAAAWDEVYWLMANALIAVERRLREEHGGPAWRTWEVVERVTETADVATFRLRPADGGPVRDFLAGQYVSVRVALTDGARQIRQYSLSGAPGPDLRQISVKRVHTAGAPDGEVSNHLHARVRVGDVLELSEPYGDLVLDAASDTPLLLASAGIGVTPMTAMLAHLADSGHRAPVTVVHADRSPATHALRTDHEAYAAKLPDAAVHLWYEQDAPAGTHPGLVDLTGVPLASGTRAYLCGPLPFMRAVRTQLIAKGVAAADIHYEVFGPDLWLAGQA; encoded by the coding sequence ATGCTGTCCGAGCAGTCCGCCGCCACCGTCCGCGCCACACTCCCCGCCGTCGGCGCGGCCCTCGGCACGATCACCGAGCGCTTCTACGCCGGGCTGTTCGAGGCCCACCCGGAGCTGCTGCGGGATCTGTTCAACCGGGGCAACCAGGCCGCCGGCACCCAGCGCCAGGCACTGGCCGGTTCCATCGCCGCGTTCGCGACGCACCTGCTGGACCGTCCGGAGCAGCGGCCGGACGCGATGCTGCAGCGCATCGCCCACAAGCACGCCTCACTCGGCGTCACGCCGGAGCAGTACGGCGTCGTCCACGAGCACCTCTTCGCCGCCATCGCCGAAGTGCTCGGCGACGCGGTCACGCCGGAGGTCGCCGCCGCCTGGGACGAGGTCTACTGGCTGATGGCGAACGCGCTCATCGCCGTGGAGCGGCGGCTGCGCGAGGAGCACGGCGGGCCCGCCTGGCGGACCTGGGAGGTCGTCGAGCGGGTCACCGAGACCGCGGACGTCGCCACGTTCCGGCTCCGCCCGGCCGACGGCGGCCCGGTGCGGGACTTCCTCGCGGGCCAGTACGTCTCCGTCCGCGTCGCCCTCACGGACGGCGCCCGGCAGATACGGCAGTACAGCCTGTCCGGGGCACCCGGCCCGGACCTGCGGCAGATCAGCGTGAAGCGCGTCCACACGGCCGGCGCCCCCGACGGCGAGGTCTCGAACCACCTCCACGCGCGCGTGCGGGTGGGTGACGTCCTGGAGCTGTCCGAGCCGTACGGCGACCTGGTCCTGGACGCCGCTTCCGACACTCCGCTGCTGCTGGCCTCGGCCGGCATCGGCGTGACCCCGATGACCGCGATGCTGGCGCACCTCGCCGACTCGGGGCACCGCGCGCCGGTCACCGTCGTGCACGCCGACCGCTCCCCCGCGACCCACGCCCTGCGCACCGATCACGAGGCCTACGCGGCCAAGCTCCCGGACGCGGCCGTCCACCTCTGGTACGAGCAGGACGCCCCGGCGGGTACCCACCCGGGCCTGGTCGACCTCACCGGCGTTCCGCTCGCCTCGGGCACGCGCGCGTACCTGTGCGGCCCGCTCCCCTTCATGCGAGCGGTGCGGACCCAGCTGATCGCGAAGGGCGTGGCCGCCGCCGACATCCACTACGAGGTGTTCGGCCCGGACCTGTGGCTGGCGGGGCAGGCCTAG